Within the Flavobacterium sp. CG_23.5 genome, the region TGATTACAGTTCTATCTATCACTTTTTCACGTGGTTGCCCAAAATTAAATTCTTCAACAATTATATCATTTGGCGTAGCCAATGCAATAAAAACGGTCCCAAGTTCCCTATTTGAGTCTCCTTTTGACGGACCAGCGTTTCCAGTTGTCGCAATTGCGTAATCTGTTTTCATCATTTTTTTTATGCTCAATGCCATCGCCGAAACCACCTCTCGGCTCACCACAGAATGTTCTTTTATGAGACTTTCCGGTATACCTAGTACATTGATTTTAGTTTCTGTCGCATAGGAAACGACGCTCCCTTTAAAATACTGAGAGGACCCAGCAACAGAAGTTAATACTTGAGCAATCTTTCCTCCGGTACAACTTTCGGCCGTTGAAATGGTTTTATTTTGTTTTGCCAGAATTCTACCTACAACAACTTCAATCGTTTCGTCTTCATCAAAACCCACGATAATATCGTGAATGATGGCATCCAAAGTTTTTACATTTTCATCAATAGCCGCTTCTAACTTTTCTTTGTCAGTACCACGGGCAGAAAGTCTCAAACGAACCCTTCCCGGAGCAGGCAAATAAGCCAATTTTATAAATTCAGGAAGGTTATTTTCCCAATCTTCAATTCGCTCTGCAACAAGGCTTTCACCTTGGCCGTAGGTAAGAATTGTTTTATGGATAATATAAGGACGCTTGTACTCTCGAACTACTTTCGGGATGATTTCATTTTCTACTAAATACTTCATTTCATAAGGTACTCCTGGAAGTGAAATGAAAACGGTGTTTTCTTTTTTCATCCACATACCGGGCGCTGTGCCCACTTGATTATGAAGCACCGTGCATTTAGATGGCACAAGAGCTTGGTCTTTATTAACTTGCGAAGCTTTTCTATTCATCACGCGCTCAATTAACTCAATCACGTGGCTTTCGACTTCTTTATTAACTATTAATTCATCTTCGAAATAGTCGCAGAATGTTTTTTTGGTAATATCATCTTTTGTTGGCCCAAGACCGCCAGTAATAATCACCAAATCTACCGTATTTTGAAGCTTCGCAAAAGTATCAAGAATGTCTTGTTTATTATCACTTATCGAAATCATTTCGTGAATCTCCACTCCTATTCGATCTAATGATTTTGCAATAAAACCCGAATTAGTATCGACAATTTGTCCTATTAAAATTTCGTCACCTATAGTAATTATGGTTGCTTTCATTTTTTGAAGTTGAAGGAGTTTTTTTTTGAGAGTTTAATTTTAAAAAGGAACATCTAAATTAGCACATTCCGCTTTTGCGTGAGGGATAAAAGTGAAAATCCTCTCTCGTCTCGTTTTAAGAACGAGACGAGAGAGATTGTAACGGATAGCCCGACCCGACCTTTTGGGAGGGTCACGCCCAAATTTTACAAATCGAAGTCTTTCTTGATTTCTTTGATAGCATCGTTAATCTGAGTCTTGACGCTTTTAAAAGTCTCTTTTATTTCTTTCTTTTTGCCTTCCGCTTTTGTCCAAGCTTCAATTTGCAGAATTTCTTCAAAAGCGACATTCAAACCTAGCAAATCGAGCGTAGGTTTGATTTTGTGAGCATAAGCATAAGCATGTTTATGATCTTTCTTTTTTATTCCTTCTTTGATTTGCATTAAATCTTCTGGAACTTCGGTTACAAACAAAGTCAGAATTTCATTTACAAATTCTGGATCGTTATCTGAAAGTGCGTACACTTTGGAAAGGTTATATTTTAAAGCCATTATTTTACTTGTATTCTAAAGAGTTGTTGTCCTTCTAAAAATCCTTCTAAAACATCGTCCGGTTTTACCGCAGCAACTCCTTCTGGAGTTCCTGTGAAAATAATATCGCCAATTTTCAATGTAAAAAACTGAGAAACATAAGAAATCAGTTCGTCAATTTTCCATAACATAAAGCTGGAATTACTTTTTTGTACCGTTTCATTATTGTTCGTTAATTCAAATGTAAGATTTTCTAACGAATTAAATTTATTTTTCGGTAAAAATTCTCCTATAACTGCCGAACCGTCAAATGCCTTAGATTTTTCCCATGGCAACCCTTTTGCTTTTAATTTATCTTGCAAATCGCGAGCGGTAAAATCGATTCCTACACTAATCTCGTCATAATATTTATGAGCAAACTTAGGTTCTATATATTTTCCAACTTTACTGATTTTTACAATAATTTCGATTTCGTGATGAACATCTTCCGAAAATTCCGGAATTACGAACGGATGCTGCTTCAATAAAACGGCCGAATCCGGTTTCATAAAAACCACAGGTTCCGTTGGTCTTTCGTTCTGTAATTCTTCTATATGGTTGGTATAATTTCTACCGATGCAGATTATTTTCATTTGTTTTGAGTTGCTAAGTTACTAAGCTATAAGGTTGCTAAGAAAATAAGTAGCGAAAAAAACTTAGAGCCTCAGAAAATTATATACTTAGAACCTTATTTCGTATTCAATTTTCTAAGCTTAATTGCCGTTAAAACTTTCTTGGTATACAAAGGAAAATCGGCATTTTGAATCCAACTAAAATAACCTGGCTCTGTTTCTAAGACCTTATCAACTTTCACTCCTTTGTGTTTTCCAAATGCGAAAATCTCTTCGTTATCTTTATCAAAAGCGATCATCCCTGCAAAATCAGCAATCTTTTTTCTGGTTGAAAATTCCGAAAGCAATTTCATGTCATTTTCCAATTCCGGATAACGATCTAATTGTGCTTTTAGGATTTCATAAGTTGCCATAGTATCCGCTTCTGCCGAATGTGCATTTTCCAATCCTTTATCACAATAGAATTTTAAAGCTGCTGACAAGGTGCGTTCTTCCATTTTATGAAAGATAGTTTGAACATCTACCGAAACTTTTCCTTTCATGTCAAAATCTACTCCAGCACGCAATAATTCCTCCGCCAACAACGGAATATCAAAACGATCCGAGTTAAATCCAGCCAAATCACTGTCTTTAATCATGGCATGAACCTGCGAAGCTAATTCAATAAATGTTGGCTCATTGGCTACTTTTTCATCTGTAATTCCATGAACCGCGGTTGTTTGTGCAGGAATAGGAATGGTTGGATTCACTAACCATGTTTTGCTTTCTTTGTTTCCGTTAGGGAAAACTTTGAATATTGAAATTTCCACAATTCTATCTTTTCCGATATCAATTCCTGTAGTTTCCAGGTCGAAAAAACAAATTGGTTTACTAAGTTTGAGTTCCATTTTATATTTTTATAATAGTACAAATGTAAATTTTAAACACGAAATTCACGAATTATGACAAATTAATTTCACTCAAAAAAATAAGGTTTTTTGAGTGATAAAAAAGTTTTAAAAAACAAAACCCGACAGATTTTTTTTCAAAATTTGTCGGGTTTGTACGTGATTATTTATTTTTATAAATCTCTGTTTACATCAAATGCTTCTAGGTATTCCGCTACTCGTTTGACAAAACTTCCTCCCAGCGCACCATCTACAACTCTATGGTCATAACTGTGCGATAGGAACATTTTTTGACGAATTCCTATGAAATCACCTTCCGGAGTTTCAATAACCGCTGGCATTTTACGAATCGCTCCAAGAGCTAAAATCCCAACTTGCGGCTGATTCAAAATTGGAGTACCAAATACACTTCCAAAAGTCCCCACATTAGTAACGGTATAAGTTCCACCTTGCGTATCGTCCGGTTTTAACTTTCCTGCTTTTGCACGACCACCTAAATCGTTTACCGCTTTTGCCATACCAACTAAGTTTAATTGATCTGCATTTTTTATTACTGGAACAATTAGATTACCGTTTGGCAATGAAGCTGCCATACCTAAATTAATATTTTTCTTTTTGATGATAAAATTGCCATCAACAGAAATATTCATTCCCGGATAATCTTTAATTGCTTTCGCAACTGCTTCCATGAAAATAGGAGTGTAAGTTAATTTCTCGCCCTCTCTTTTTTCGAAAGCGACTTTATTTTTTTCTCTCCATTTTACAATATTCGTTACATCAACTTCAATAAACGATTGTACATGCGCCGAAGTTTGTACGGAAGCGACCATATAACCCGCAATTAGCTTGCGCATTCTGTCCATTTCAATTACTTCATCGCCACCGCTTACGGAAACCGGAGCTGCTTTTTGAGCAACTGGAGCTTGAACAGGTTTTGGAGTTTCAACTGTTTTTGCAGGAACAACAACAGGTTGATTACTTCTATTTTTTACGTGTTCTAATATATCATTTTTAGTAACTCTTCCTTCTTTTCCAGTTCCAGAAATCGCTTCTAATTCTGCAACAGAAACGCCTTCTTCTTTAGCTATATTTTTCACTAATGGAGATAAGAATTTTTCAGAATCTGAAAAATTTGTTGGAGTAGCAACGCTTTCTTTCGCAGCTTCCACCGTCTTTTCAACTTCGGCAACAGCCTCTTGAGCAACAGCTTGTTTTAAAACTGGGACCAACTCACCACCTTCGGTTTCAATGATTGCAATAGTTTGACCAACCTGAACTAAATCATCTTTTCCAAATAATTGCTCAACCAAAATACCGGAAACTTCACTTGGCACTTCACTGTCAACTTTATCAGTTGCTATTTCAAGTACCGCTTCATCAGCTTCAATTTTGTCTCCAACTTCTTTTAACCAGTTTGTAATGGTTGCTTCTGCGACGCTTTCTCCCATTTTAGGAAGTTTTAATTCAAATCTTGCCATATTGTTAACCTAAAAGGTGATTTTTGTTTTCAGTTTGCGAAATTACTAAATATTTTAAATATAAATTACATTTAATGTAATTTTTCACTCTATTTTTACAACCGTTCCTCTTTCTCTGGAATTATCACTTCCTATTAAAAAATTAGCACCTTTAGGAAGAATCTTAAAGGTTAATCCTTTGTTTTTTAATGATTCCATAAAATGGATACTCTCTTTGAAGGAAACAAAATCGTTGTCCAATAGAATTTCAGTTCCTGTGTTACCTAAATTCCATGACGAAATTACCATTTTTTCTGTTTTCAAATCATGAAAAGAAACTTTTTTTTGAAAAATTAAAGCCAGTTTAGTTGCTAAATCGGTATTAGAAGAATAAATAACAAAAGATTTTGGCTTGGTTTTTATTTTGGTTCGACCTTGAAACATTTTAACAAAAGAAAAAAATACAATTCCTGTTTTCATAAATAAAGAAAAGACAAAGGATCCCGTCCCGAGACTTCGGGATCGAGTACTAAAATGCTTTTTATAAAAAAACTGCATGGCTTCCTGAAACCGTTTTATATAAATCCCGTCCTTAATTGTGCTTTCCCCTTTATAATGTATTACTGAAGTTTCATGGAAATAATAATTCGATTTTCCTTCTTTCAAAACTCGATACGACAAATCAATATCGTCTGAATACATGAAACAATCCTCATCAAATCCACCTATTTCTTGATAAAGATTCCGCTTCATAAACATAAAAGCTCCCACCAAAATATCGACTTTTCCAGTTTCATTTTCCGATAAATGCTGTGCATAGTACTTACCAAACCATTCAAATTTGGGACTTATTTTATACAAACCCAGAACTTTGGTAAATGCTACAAATGGCGTTGGGACACCTCTTTTGCTTTCGGGCAGAAAATTCCCGGTTCCGTCGATGAGTTTCACACCTACAATTCCTAAATCTTTTTGCCGTTGGGCGAAAGCCAAAACTTTAGTAAATGTATCTTCAGCAACAACAGTATCCGGATTTAGAATGCAAATATATTCTCCTTTGGCAACAGCAACGCCAATATTATTGCCTTTTGGGAACCCTAAATTGGACTCGTTTTCAATAAGTTTTATATTGGGAAAACGCATTTTCATCATTTCGCAACTGCCGTCCTGAGAATTATTATCGACGACAATAATTTCACTGTCAATGTCTGAAAGCGCACTTTGCACACTTACAAGACAGAGTTCCAAAAAATAGCGAACGTTGTAGTTGAGAATAATGACGGATAATTGCAAATTCTATTTTTTGAGTTATACTTTATATCGAAAAAGCTTAAATAACAATCAACTATTTTTCGATAAATATTTTAAACTCCAAATCTAACATTATGATTTTTAATAATTCGTTTGATTCAAAATTTTAATTTTAAATCAAACCAATTTACAAAATGGGATGTGTTTATGAAGATTAATTCCCATTCCAACATTTATCTCATTCCAGTTTTTTACTGTTCACTTCAAATGTTGAGTACGTTCCTATATTCCCTTCTCTAAATAAGCGCAATGGTTCTTGATTTTCAATACTGTTTTCATTTTCAAAAATAGGATTCCCCACCAAATCATATCCCACGACATTATTATCGTCTAAAAAGGTTTTAATGCTTTTTAAAATTTTAATATCGTCAA harbors:
- a CDS encoding competence/damage-inducible protein A; the encoded protein is MKATIITIGDEILIGQIVDTNSGFIAKSLDRIGVEIHEMISISDNKQDILDTFAKLQNTVDLVIITGGLGPTKDDITKKTFCDYFEDELIVNKEVESHVIELIERVMNRKASQVNKDQALVPSKCTVLHNQVGTAPGMWMKKENTVFISLPGVPYEMKYLVENEIIPKVVREYKRPYIIHKTILTYGQGESLVAERIEDWENNLPEFIKLAYLPAPGRVRLRLSARGTDKEKLEAAIDENVKTLDAIIHDIIVGFDEDETIEVVVGRILAKQNKTISTAESCTGGKIAQVLTSVAGSSQYFKGSVVSYATETKINVLGIPESLIKEHSVVSREVVSAMALSIKKMMKTDYAIATTGNAGPSKGDSNRELGTVFIALATPNDIIVEEFNFGQPREKVIDRTVIKSLEILQKEILKNVH
- a CDS encoding Hpt domain-containing protein, which translates into the protein MALKYNLSKVYALSDNDPEFVNEILTLFVTEVPEDLMQIKEGIKKKDHKHAYAYAHKIKPTLDLLGLNVAFEEILQIEAWTKAEGKKKEIKETFKSVKTQINDAIKEIKKDFDL
- a CDS encoding fumarylacetoacetate hydrolase family protein; translation: MKIICIGRNYTNHIEELQNERPTEPVVFMKPDSAVLLKQHPFVIPEFSEDVHHEIEIIVKISKVGKYIEPKFAHKYYDEISVGIDFTARDLQDKLKAKGLPWEKSKAFDGSAVIGEFLPKNKFNSLENLTFELTNNNETVQKSNSSFMLWKIDELISYVSQFFTLKIGDIIFTGTPEGVAAVKPDDVLEGFLEGQQLFRIQVK
- a CDS encoding 3'-5' exonuclease; this translates as MELKLSKPICFFDLETTGIDIGKDRIVEISIFKVFPNGNKESKTWLVNPTIPIPAQTTAVHGITDEKVANEPTFIELASQVHAMIKDSDLAGFNSDRFDIPLLAEELLRAGVDFDMKGKVSVDVQTIFHKMEERTLSAALKFYCDKGLENAHSAEADTMATYEILKAQLDRYPELENDMKLLSEFSTRKKIADFAGMIAFDKDNEEIFAFGKHKGVKVDKVLETEPGYFSWIQNADFPLYTKKVLTAIKLRKLNTK
- a CDS encoding dihydrolipoamide acetyltransferase family protein, which produces MARFELKLPKMGESVAEATITNWLKEVGDKIEADEAVLEIATDKVDSEVPSEVSGILVEQLFGKDDLVQVGQTIAIIETEGGELVPVLKQAVAQEAVAEVEKTVEAAKESVATPTNFSDSEKFLSPLVKNIAKEEGVSVAELEAISGTGKEGRVTKNDILEHVKNRSNQPVVVPAKTVETPKPVQAPVAQKAAPVSVSGGDEVIEMDRMRKLIAGYMVASVQTSAHVQSFIEVDVTNIVKWREKNKVAFEKREGEKLTYTPIFMEAVAKAIKDYPGMNISVDGNFIIKKKNINLGMAASLPNGNLIVPVIKNADQLNLVGMAKAVNDLGGRAKAGKLKPDDTQGGTYTVTNVGTFGSVFGTPILNQPQVGILALGAIRKMPAVIETPEGDFIGIRQKMFLSHSYDHRVVDGALGGSFVKRVAEYLEAFDVNRDL
- a CDS encoding glycosyltransferase family 2 protein — encoded protein: MQLSVIILNYNVRYFLELCLVSVQSALSDIDSEIIVVDNNSQDGSCEMMKMRFPNIKLIENESNLGFPKGNNIGVAVAKGEYICILNPDTVVAEDTFTKVLAFAQRQKDLGIVGVKLIDGTGNFLPESKRGVPTPFVAFTKVLGLYKISPKFEWFGKYYAQHLSENETGKVDILVGAFMFMKRNLYQEIGGFDEDCFMYSDDIDLSYRVLKEGKSNYYFHETSVIHYKGESTIKDGIYIKRFQEAMQFFYKKHFSTRSRSLGTGSFVFSLFMKTGIVFFSFVKMFQGRTKIKTKPKSFVIYSSNTDLATKLALIFQKKVSFHDLKTEKMVISSWNLGNTGTEILLDNDFVSFKESIHFMESLKNKGLTFKILPKGANFLIGSDNSRERGTVVKIE